ACTTCGCTCCGTGCAGGCCACTGCATGTTTTTAGGCGGGATTTTGCTGGCTGCATAAATCGGTTCATTGTGAGCTTTGATTACTTGTCCGACCAGCTTTTCACTGTGGCCGTCACCATAGACGAGCGCAGTGTCAATGAAATTAAGCCCAAGCTCAATGGAGCGGTTTAATGCTTGAAGCGATTCATCGTCCGATGCTCCGATCCACATCGATTTGCCGATTCCCCATGCGCCATAGCCGATTTCCGATACCTTCAAGCCTGATTTGCCGAGCGTTCTGTAGTTCATTGTTTCTCCTCCAATAGACTATATTCCAGCATGTCCAATTTCCAGCCGTCTTTTGTTATAGAGGATTTGTACAAAAGTTTGATAATCTACGGAGCTGTGACAGCCAGCAAAAGAAGAAACGCAGCGATCATCGATACGATAGAACGCAGTACAGGAAGTTTGACAGACAGCTGTGTATGAGGGTCCAGAATGTGCACAATTCGCACGTTAATTGACGTTTCTGCGAAAGAAGCGTGGGAATGAGTCAGGACGGGCAGCGGTCCCTGTTTCAGAATCTTCAATAGTGCGCTTCCCAGAACATCCGAACTTCCGACTTTTGAAATTGCATGTTTATCGGCCATGACTTCAATAATCAGATTGTATTTCACCGATAACCATTTGAATATCGGTATATACCACATGCTGACGGATAGCATTGACAACAAAAACATTTGAAGAGGATCTCTATGCCGCAGATGGTATTTCTCATGCTCGATGACCGCTTCGATTTCATCCTCCTCCATAAGATTCAGCAGCCCGGTGGAAATGACGACCCTCGGTCTCAGCAGACCCATCGTGACGGCAATCGGCATTGGATGAGTAATGATCATGAATTGCTTCCCGTTCAAATGATGCGCTTTGCCATATAGCTTCGTCATCGGAAGGTCTTGACAGAGCATAAGCTTCCTCATCGTTTTTCCGAACATTACAGTTTGCCTTGCAATCATCCAGATACATGAGCAATAAGTGAACAGAATGAGACCGTTCATGAAGTGCGATAATAAGGGTATTCCGAAGAATTTTATCATTTCCAGACAAAACTGAAATACGTTATAGGAAATGGGTATACCGAGCATAAGATGAAAAACGTACAGTGTCATCTGGAAAAAAAGGACTCCGGAAAGCAACAATGCAGAAAAAAACAGCCGCCTGTAACGGGTTATCTCCATGGATTATCTTTCCTTTTTAAGTTCTTTTATTTTATTCTCCAGCTGTTCCAGCAGCTTGGGGTCCGCTTTCTCCAATGCATCCACCATATGGGTGACTGCAAGAGGACCGAATTCTTCAACCAAATCGAAAGCAAGCTCCTTGGATTTCGA
This is a stretch of genomic DNA from Paenibacillus sp. sptzw28. It encodes these proteins:
- a CDS encoding M56 family metallopeptidase — protein: MEITRYRRLFFSALLLSGVLFFQMTLYVFHLMLGIPISYNVFQFCLEMIKFFGIPLLSHFMNGLILFTYCSCIWMIARQTVMFGKTMRKLMLCQDLPMTKLYGKAHHLNGKQFMIITHPMPIAVTMGLLRPRVVISTGLLNLMEEDEIEAVIEHEKYHLRHRDPLQMFLLSMLSVSMWYIPIFKWLSVKYNLIIEVMADKHAISKVGSSDVLGSALLKILKQGPLPVLTHSHASFAETSINVRIVHILDPHTQLSVKLPVLRSIVSMIAAFLLLLAVTAP